TGCTTTACACTTCTTCCTCACACTGACGTTTATAGAACACACTACATACGTATTTCAGACACTGGACACTGgtatatgaatattttttttgttgattttctttcaTATACAAGACTTTCATTTGACGGAGTAATGCACAACAGACATTTCAGACACCAGAAAACTTTCTACACctgatatttttcttcatttacttcacaTCAGAAATAGATAATATCCTATACACAAAATATCTCACTCGGGAACGAGCAAGCTCACGCtcgctcgcgcgcgcgcgcgcgcacacacacacacacacacacacacacacacacacacacacacacacacacacacacacacaggtcaatgAAGTACACACGGCAGTCATATACACGTACGTGCATGAATGTACGTACGTTTTCGTGTACTTACACATAGTCGCACAGtaagacaaatatatatatatatatatatatatatatatatatatatatatatatatatatatctatatatatatatatatatatatatatatatatattacctaaTATCTCTATAGTGTTTTTCTCATATCTTACATTATAGTAATTCATGTATATTTAAATATCTTGTCATAATGTTTCTTGAGTACCAGCATACAAAATATAACACAAAGCGCAATATTTTGATGTTAGTCGCAAAGCATCACAGATGTAAGGAcacaagggagggagagcagaacaCTACTTGCTCTCTCCtcgctcctcttcccttcctcagcgcTCGCTCGGCAAGCCTTGCGAGCTTCGGCCTTAGGTTACCATCGTCTCTGTCGATACAACATGTGCCGGAGTGGCCCAAACAAGCGAGAAGCTTCGGCAAAATGATCACCCATGAAATACTATCTTCTCACCTCGGCGGAACAGTCATATTCTAATTTTCTCGGGATTTATAAAAATGACTGAAGAGAACATACAATGGTGTGAACACTTGTGCGTCAGCGCCTCCCTCAGCACACGCCCTGTCATGTTAGGGATGAAGTGCTCCTTGCGTCGGTAAGGTGACCCTCCCTGCGGCGGGCGTCGCAGGGACCTCGAAGTGCCAAGCCTTTCCCCCATAAACTGACACTTCCTGGCAATCTCTCCTAGACCCCTTTATTTAAAAGGGTTTCATTGATTCgtgagtatgtgtttgtgtttgtttgtttgtgtgtgtgtgtgtgtgtgtgtgtgtgtgtgtgtgtgtgtgtgtgtgtgtgtgtgtgtattcctattaCAGTGTTTGCTATTGAGAATAGGTTTAAATTTCCTTGAACTCTCAGTGATTTTCCAACTTTAAAATAAgtttgttttttttagttttttctgtATAACAAATTCAGTGACCAAAATCTTTTGAATATCTTGAAATGGAAAAAGTGTCATCTTAAGAGATTTAAAAGAGAGCCAGTGGTTGGGTCCTGAGCATGAGTTTGTTCAGTTGTCGGTCCGTCGGTCGGTCACTCGGTCTGAACACGTGTAAGATAATCACTGTTTCTGTGCGCGCGGCGGGCGGCCGCACTAGTGCTTGGGGAAGTCCTCATCGCTGTCGTTGTCGCGGTCGAAGGAAGGGATGTAGATGGAGGCGTGgtgggcggggcgcggcggccgGATCTCCCGCCGACACACGCACCGGCACAGGATACTCTTGAAGGCGAACCGGAAGTCCTTACTAAAAAGGGCGTAGATGAAAGGGTTGATGGCAGAATTGCAGTATCCAAGCCAAAACAGGACCTCAAAGAGTAGCTCATTGATAGCACAGGCGGCACACACCCCGCGGACCAGGTACATGGTGAAGAAGGGCAGCCAGCATAGAGTGAACACGCCCACGATCACTCCCAGTGTCTTGGCCGCCTTCGTCTCCATGCGGAAGCGTTTCACCTGCAGCTTGATGTTTCGCCGACCCATCCTTGAGGTGCCAGTGGGGCGGCCTCGTCCCGTCCTAGGTGGCGCCGGAGGCGAGGTGGCGCCCTCCTGCCCCGCAAATCTGTCTGGCACCTGCAGCTCGTTGGGCAGGGCGAGGGTGTTGTTAGGAGCAGGAGAGCTCTGTTTGTGTTTTCGTTGCTGCTTTTTGTGTATTTGGTTATGTTTCTGTTGGCGCTTttggtcctctttttcttgtttttgttcattttctttattttcttgttcttgtttttgttgttgttgttgttgttgttgttgttgttcctgctgatgatgatgttggtgttgttgctTCCCAGCAGGAGCATTGTCCTCCTTGGAGGAGTTCGTATTAAGAGCATTGCAGGCGTCAGGATCAGTGGTTGGAGCATGATCAGTGCACTCATCGTGGCACAGGTCACAACGCTCCCCCATGCGGGTCACGTCGGGCTGCACACCCAGGCTGGGCTTCATAAAGAGCTGTGGTCGCAACGTTTTCATCTTGATGTTACCACCACGTTCGACGAcgctgtcaccaccacctccagtggGGTGACCGTTGTTGTAGCGACGGTCGGATCCACCACGGTGGTGCCGCTCCTGCACAGAATTGCGGCCACGATGTATCCTGAGGGTTAGCCGTTCTTCCTGGAATCGACTGCCAAGGATGCGCTTGTTCTTGGTGGTGCGGAAGCCCTGGTTGATGGCGCGCGTGGTCTCGGCGGCGGCGCAGTAAATCTTCCAGTAGAAGAAGAGCATAACCAGTGCTGGCAGGAAGAAGGAGCCGCACGCCGAATACACCACGTACCACGGGTCGTCGTTGAGGGAGCAGCTGCGGGTACAGTCGGGCTCAATTACCACCGTCTGGGCTCGTTCAGAGCCCGTCCAGCCCACCAACGGCGGCAAGCAGATGAGGAACGAGATGACCCACACCAGCGCGATGAGCACCTTGGCACGCACGTGGGTCATTCGTGACGGGTACGACACCGGCCTCGTCACCGCCACGTACCtgcaagatagacaagaaaaatgAGACATTATCATCCTGCGCCGGTGGAGGGACACTTTTTGGGCAGTGTTGCGGTAACGTCACATACTGTACACAACAAGACATGGTATTTATACATTAGTGAATAATGGATGTATCTGATTGTTTAATGTTTGGTTTACCTAATCTTATGCAGCATCTGTTTGTGAGCTAACGTGCGAGTGGGACGCATTAATTTTGTTTTCTTAATGCCGGATGATGACCTTGTCATATACTTTCAATGACTTTTCACGTTATTTTAACTCCATGCaatattcccttccttccgcctTTCTTCTAGCCCCTCTCCTTATAACCTTTACTTGATTGAATTAtcgaaattttttataaaaattacaCTATGAAGGGAGTGTTTATTACGTTCTCCTCGCATCCCTGGCCTGTCCTCACTTCCTTTGCACACGCCATTTCTGCATGACCCCTCcgactttctcttcttattttgaaATATCTTTTCTTCCaactcttctgcttcctctgacCATTTACGTAAActtttaccattattttcctccctttccgtctctctcttcgtctcagtctctcttcctttctcttttcgtctCCGGCTTCTGTTGACGTGCCTGCCTGACGGATTTAAACCTTGTCCCTGACTTGCTCTCTTCCGCAAAGAAGCCCAGAGGCCCAGGCCGAGGAAATCCCAGGTCGTaggttctcgtgtgtgtgtgtgtgtgtgtgtgtgtgtgtgtgtgtgtatatgtgcgtgtgcgtgcgtgcgtgcgtgcacgcGCGCGCGCGTTCGCTTGTGGAAAAGTGCGGAATTTGTGCTTgtacactttcttttttcctcttttcccgtcAGCTTAAGGGCAGACAATAGATCGCTGTAAGAAAAGTCTAGAAAGCTTGTGGATTACAATGATAACTATTTGAAAGGAGGCGTGTAGCAGTTAGAAGTTGCACTATAAGTACATgtattataggtgtgtgtgtgtgtgtgtgtgtgtgtgtatatatatatatatatatatattatatatatatatatatatattatatatatatatatatatatataatatatatatatatatatatataatatatatatatatatatatatatatatatatatatatatatatattatatatatatatatatatattatatatatatatatatatatattatatatatatatatatatatatatatatatatatatatataatatatatatatatatatataatatatatatatatatatatatatatatatatatatatatatattatatatatatatatatatatatataatatatatatatatatatatatatatatatatatatatatatatatatatatatatatatatatatatatatatatatatatatatatatatatatatatatatatatatatatatatatatatatatatatatatatatatatatatatatatatatatatatatatatatatatatatatatatatatatatatatatatatatatatatatatatatatatatatatatatatatatatatatatatatatatatatatatatatatatatatatatatatatatatatatatatatatatatatatatatatatatatatatatatatatatatatatatatatatatatatatatatatatatatatggggagtggctgagtcgtcaaagtaacggcctgtgttcaggaggacgtgagttcaatccctgccaccaagctgggatttttcagctgccgccgagtggcttaaaactacccacatgctgtcagaagaccacccatcaacggactctagattcaaggatcaaaaatgagctctgggaggcagcatgagccaatgcaagatggcgccactataaacactcgcctgcgccagaactgggctgaccatcagagcCACTGAATGAAgccttgaccgaccatcaggatccactgggaagaagcctaccggcgcaataggcaatgtaaaaaaaaaaaatatatatatatatatatatatatatatatatatatatatatatatatatatatatatatatatatatatatatatatatatatatatatatatatatatatatatatatatatatatatatatatatatatatatatatatatatatatatatatatatatatatatatatatatatatatatatatatatatatatatatatatatatatatatatatatatatatatatatatatatatatatatatatatatatatatatatatatatatatatatatatatatatatatatatatatattgacaatTTGAGCGTTCACATCATACTCTGTACCCATTGCGTTCGCGTTCAGTAAATAGTTTGAGAAAAAGAAGTTAATATCGTTCTTTCAAAATAGAAGCTTTTATACTTGACGATAAATTTCCTGTATCTTTCAGCTCCGTTTTTATGCCACCTGGCAGACTACAGTTCGCACCTTGTTGAGGCCgaatttttttttcgctttcagaAGTGGTTACTGCCATCTGATCCTGATGAGCAAGGGGGAGGTGCTaatgtggcacacacacacacacacacacacacacacacacagccgacACCAGGCATATTTGTCTTATCGTTCCTCTCAATTAGCCACCATATCCTTACCTAATGAGATATTTTTTCAGGCCATCGTTGCTCTTAATTGCCTGTCTAGTTAGTATTCATCGTTATTCTCTTTAGTTCACCCATCAAAGGCTCACCGTCACTAGTTGCCAATCTCTCGCTATAAAAGCCTCCCCCTAATGAGATAATAAAAAAGACTCGACTAATGGGGCTAATTGTGCGCCTCCTCCGTTACACGTCTATGTTCTTCCTGCACCTCTGCCTCGTCCCCTTCCCCACCGTGACTCTTCACCTCTTTTaagcctttctttccctcaccagcataaccaccaccaccaccaccaccgctaccaccattaccactaccaccatcactaccaccaccatcaccagcatcactaccCGCCCTTATAACTAAATCCTCCTTTCCCAACCCGGTCTTCTAATTCTCTCAGATCATCCCTTCCCCAGTCTCTTACCCAACTCACTCCTATCTATCCCGCTATATCCTTCCCTTACATCTCCCCTCAtgtatccatcctcctcctcttctttctcctatacaGCAACAGCATTACAGAGGCCTATAAACGCGTCACTGTCATTTCATAGGAAGAATTATGAATATCGTTGACGGGACGACTATTTGTTAAGCAGAAAGCGTAGcgtttttatttgattttctgtGACCTAGAATTTTAatgtttcatatatttcttttcacttGTAAGACAAAATTTCTTGAAATATCTCATATTgactgtttctgtctgtctgagtgtatGCATCATTGCCTATCTGTcatgtctgcttgtctgtctgtatccatctttgtgtctttctgtgtctgtttgccGATCTTTTTCTCTCAAATGATTAGGTAAGATATGATGATAAAATTCATCTTATTTTCAAAGTTTGAAAATGTAATTTGAGAGCAATTCAGATTGACAAAAACAAGCTAACAAAGTGATATATGAACATAGAAGTATtgatattgtttgtttgtttgtttgactgtgtgtgtgtgtgtgtgtgtgtgtgtgtgtgtgtgtgtgtgtgtgtgtgtgtgtgtgtgaggccccGAAGTATTTGAAACTATGGGCCTAAACACACACTTCTTAAGTAAATAGATGACTCGACCTGCAAAGATATGAAGACaaacaattagagagagagagagagagagagagagagagagagagagagagagagagagagagagagagaaatacatggaAACTTTTTATAGCAAGCATTAACCTTTTCCCAGATATGATAATTCAAGGGCTTAACAAGCTAAGTCCTCCCCAAAGACCTTCCTTTTTTAAATGTCCATTTTGCAATTATATTTCTTGCACAGTTTGATGGACTAATCCAAAACTGGGCACTAACTTGAAATATTAGTATACTCGTATTATGCGCTTTACTAGCAAACACTTAGCGGGCAGCAGACACGTGCACGGCTTCTTTGGGTCACGACAAAACCACTACAGAAGATGTATATTATTTAGTCGGTTTTATCAATCGATCGTACGGGTGTGCATGGGTCAGAGTTAAGTTTTAGGGAAAGTTTATACATAACAGTGTTAGTGAAATGAATATCAAGATTAAttgtaatggtaataataataataatgataataataataataataataataataataataataataataataataataataataataataataataataataataataataataataatagtaaataatgataaataacaatgataataataataatagtaataatagcgtAATATAATGAGgaataaacatacaataaaatagaAACATACAACACAGAGTAAGAGaacaataaaagtaataatgatcatagtagtaattatgatgatggtgattgaagTAGTAAGATACAGATTAAGTGGCACATCCTTCCTGGGTGTCACTGCTAATGATGGCGAGGTGGGGGGGGGACACCTGACCACCTGGGCGTGACAAGGAGCCCGTCCCGTAACCCAATTACCATCAATTTGGCCACCACCGACATCATCtgtattatatttttcctttgtcTTGGTGTTCTTATTCTCTCCTGGCTTGTCAGTTAATCCGCCCCtaatcctttattctctctctattACTTTTTTCAACtgcttcgttccttctttcttttcttccctgtttctccctttcaacaatgtttctttttcttcgttcacTATatatttcttgcttctttttctcacCCTTTTTACAATATTCATGTAttcgtttttcttcattccttcttttattttcgttcgcCATGGTCCTTtcgctctattttttttccttcttccttcttttctccattttttcgttttttttcgtttttaccttctattcttctcgtttcttttatttttttatttcttcctcactaTTTATTTTGCTGCGTCAttttatcccttttcctcctcctcctcgtcgtcctccgattcttcttcttttcttcttctttttcttcttcttttcttgttctttttcttcttcttttcttcttctttttcgtcttcttttcttttttcttttctttttctttttttttctttttcttttccctcgtcATTTCCGtaattttcttaatttcttcatcttcgtcatttttttcatcttcatctttttctttaccttttcctcactTTATATCCGGTATTGGCGGCATGCCCAGACCTCACAATTACGCCTCTGCAAGGTGGCCATAAACTCAGGAGGGTGTAATTATCACGTATTACGTCTCAAAATTGGAACTGTTGCGAGGACGCCGTTAATAACTCCCTCAGACGAGACCTCAGGAAGGCTAACTTTAACCTATCATGCCCGTATCGATTTTCGGAGCAACTGAGCCAATATCATCACATCCCGTTTCAATATTTACATACTGGAAGTGCATTCTTTAAGCGATAATTTATAATCAACCACGTATTCGCATTATGTCAAGAGTTTTAGTTTATTGTCTGGTTGGTTATAGTTTAGAAACCCTCCTTCTCTTATATCCTTTAAAAATGTTTGTATTTGTCTTTTGGTACATCTTTTTTATGTTGGAATGCTGTTTGGAGGGAAGGACATTTGGTGAGGAGCCGTCGATGTTTTCTGGCCTATCGGTATACTGTATAGCTGAATATTGATCACAATACCTAACCATTTATCGCCTTTACAAGTTGAGTGGCCTTATTGTCTGCCCTTTTGTCCCTGTGGTGGTggtccttctctttccatccaatGTACATTCTTTCTATGTTCCTCGCGGCCGCTTCCCAAACCTTTATACATTTAGTTGTAGTGAATCTTCCTTCTCAGTTTTCCCATTTCCTACAACCATTCAGAGTTTAacgctttttcctcttttctacaccAGCTTTCCTATATTTTCATCTAAACACTCAGGGTTAAAATACTTTTATCTCCCTTGCTCTCCAACAACAATAATGAATtagatttatttttttcagatttatacttttttttgtttatataaccGTTAGTTTCATTGTCTCTTATCtggctctgtctgtctgcctctttgtctttctgtcctgtctgcccttctgtctgtccgtctttgtgtctgtctatcagagtctgtctgtctatctgtgtgtcagtgtatgtctgtctgcgtctatctctgtgtgtctgtgtatgcctACCTATGTCTGCctttgcgtctgtctgtctgtctttctacctttgtgtctttgtctctgtctctgtctctgtttgtctctgtctgtctcggtctctgtatgtctctatctgtctctgtctgtgtttgtatttgtctatgtctgtgtttgtctgtgtttgtctgtgtctatctgtcagtGTCAGTCAGTGTCTGTATGTCAGTGTTTGTCTgctagtgtctgtctgtctgtcagtgtctatctgtcagtgtctgtctgtcagtgtctgtctctatctctgtctgtctctctctctctctctctctctctctctctctctctctctctctctctctctctctctctctctctctctctctctctctctctctctctctctctctctctctctctctctctctctctctctctctctctctctctctctctctctctctctctctctctctctctctctctctctctttatcccctCAGCCTACATGC
This genomic interval from Eriocheir sinensis breed Jianghai 21 chromosome 41, ASM2467909v1, whole genome shotgun sequence contains the following:
- the LOC127009629 gene encoding probable G-protein coupled receptor No9, whose product is MMSGSEVTLEVTVPPSDFSLDLILTSSPSPSTSSGTLPPYLTMEAANGSQSGNCSEHLSHFTWTNHKLASIIILVVINALVLAGNTLVILAVFLSSKLRTVTNLFIVSLAVSDLLLGVSVLPFSMAYTVFESWVFMAAWCSMWQAIDVWLSTASILNLVVISLDRYVAVTRPVSYPSRMTHVRAKVLIALVWVISFLICLPPLVGWTGSERAQTVVIEPDCTRSCSLNDDPWYVVYSACGSFFLPALVMLFFYWKIYCAAAETTRAINQGFRTTKNKRILGSRFQEERLTLRIHRGRNSVQERHHRGGSDRRYNNGHPTGGGGDSVVERGGNIKMKTLRPQLFMKPSLGVQPDVTRMGERCDLCHDECTDHAPTTDPDACNALNTNSSKEDNAPAGKQQHQHHHQQEQQQQQQQQQQKQEQENKENEQKQEKEDQKRQQKHNQIHKKQQRKHKQSSPAPNNTLALPNELQVPDRFAGQEGATSPPAPPRTGRGRPTGTSRMGRRNIKLQVKRFRMETKAAKTLGVIVGVFTLCWLPFFTMYLVRGVCAACAINELLFEVLFWLGYCNSAINPFIYALFSKDFRFAFKSILCRCVCRREIRPPRPAHHASIYIPSFDRDNDSDEDFPKH